GCAGGTGAAGTTGGATATGTAGCAGCTACTATTAGAGATGCTAGAGAAGTAAGCGTTGGAGATACTATAACTTTAGTTAATAGACCAGCTGAAAAAGCACTGCCAGGTTACAAAAAGAAAAAACCTGTGCTTTATACTGGGTTTTATCCAATTGATACTCGCGACTATATGGAACTTAAAGAAAGTTTAGAAAAAATAGCTCTTTCAGATAGCTCAATAACTTGAGAACAAGAAACTTCTAAAGCTTTAGGATTTGGTTTTAGAGTTGGATTCCTTGGAATGTTACATATGGAGATATTGCAAGAGAGATTAAATCGTGAATATAAAATCGGTATTATAGCAACTAGTCCTTCAGTTGAATATGATGTTCATATGACAGATGGCAGCATTAAAAAAATATCAAACCCTGCACTTTTACCTGATCGAACTTTTATCGATCATATTGATGAACCTTACATTAAAGCTGAGATTTTGGTACCTAATGAATACATAGGAAATGTTATGGAACTATGTCAAAATAAACGTGGAATTTATATCAATATGGACTATATTGATGCTAATAGATCAAGGCTTATTTATGAAATGCCACTAGGCGAAATTATCTTTGATTTCTTTGATAGACTTAAGAGTCTAACTAAAGGTTATGCATCATTTGAATATGACCTAATAGGCTATAAAACAAGTGATTTGGTAAAAGTAGACATACTTTTAAATGGTGATAAAATTGATGCTTTTTCAATTATTACTCATAAAGATTCAGCTTATAGTAAAGCTCGTGATTTAACTCAAAAATTAAAAGAAGCTATACCAAGACAAAACTTTGAAGTACCTGTTCAAGCAACTATTGGAAGTAAAATTATTGCTAGAGAAACTATTAAAGCTTATCGTAAAGATGTTACTTCAAAACTTCATGCAGCTGATGTTTCAAGATATAAAAAACTTTTAGAAAAGCAAAAAGCGGGTAAGAAAAAAATGAAAATGCTTGGTACTGTTGAAGTTCCTCAAGAAGCATTTTTATCAATTCTTAAAACTAATATTGATAAGAAAAAATAGTAAGGGATTTAGAGTGAACCCCAAATTCCGGACTTTTTGGGGAAGTGATAGAAAGAAGTGTGTTGAACACTTTTTTTATTTCACTTTTGATTATTTATAAAAGTACTCATAAACATTAATTCATATTTTTATTTAGTTTCGTATTCTGCTAAATTAATATACTTTTCAAAAAAATGATCAAAAGTATAAAAAAATAACAGCGTCTAGAACACTTACTACCCGTTCGACCTGTTGTATATATTATACCACAGTCGCTGTTATATGTTCAAAAAAAAGGAGAAATTATGAGTGTATACGGCGAACTAAGGTTAATTGCAAATGAAGGAAGCGAAAACGAAGTTAGAAAGTTTGAAGCTAACTTGGAATGGAGAAAAAATTATTTTGGCAAGAAGGTTTATGACAAGTTAAGCCAAGATACAGTTAGTGAAATTTTAAAAACAAAGATAGTACTCGGTGAAAGCTACTATAAGATTTTGAGAACTGAAAAAGTTGCTTTTGAAGTGTATGTCTGTTTAAGGTTTCTTGGGGCTAAAAAACGCTATGTAAATTTTTATGAATTAGTGGCTTTTGGCTTCAAGAAAACAAGCTTGCAAAGAGCGGTAAAGTTTTTAACAGATATAGGGCTAATTTTAAAAGTTAGAAACGCTGTGAAAATTAAGAAGTTTAAGCTAACTAATGACGATAGAAAGTTCATTGTTATTAGTGGTGATAAAGACTGGAAGATTTTCTTGTTGTTTGGATTAGCTAATTTATGAGCTTATAAAACGCTTGTATGAAAATCAAAAGAACTTGGAACTAAAAAGTTTGTTAAAAGTAGAAAGATGAAAGTCATTGTACAAAATAACTTTTTAGGGCTAAAAGGTTCTACGGCTTACAGATTCTTGAAAAATATATGTTTGGTTTTAGGTTTGAGAACTGATGAGTTATTTATTATTCAAAGAAGTGTTGATAACTTGAAGCATTTAAGCTTTAAGACTCAAAGGTATCTTGTAATGCAGATATAAAGCAAATGAGGAGTAGTAATGAATAAGCTTCAATTATTACTGCGGTTTATTCATTACTGCTTGCTTTAGAAAATCTTATGGACGCACACTCGTGTGTTATCTTTCATATTTAACCTTTTTGGGGTTTAAAGACATTTTAGAATAAGTATGCTGATGATGTCCAAATTAGGTCGATAAATAATTAGGAGTATTAATGAATGTAATGAATTAATACGAAGGAGAAAGAAATTAAATACAAAGAAGGAAGTTAGTTAGTTAAAGAGGAGGGAGAATGGATGTTTATATGAAGTTCAACTATGTATCTAAAATGACTAACTATAAAACTGGTTTAGGCTATTGTCATGATTTAAATAGTTGAGTATCAAGCGGGGCAGTTATTGATTATTTTGCAAGAGGAGATAAGTGTGTAGCATTTAGTCCTTTTGATGATAGTGAAAAAGATAGAATGCTTTTAGAGGAAGTAAGTAGAGAAGAAAAGATTAACTGATATAGAAATCATCTTAAGTCTAAAATGGGTAGCCAATATTCTGGTGTTTATGATATGTTAAACGATTCTAGTGCTGATGTAAATATCGATAACGTTAAGGAAGAATTAAAGAGTATTGATGAACAAACATTTTATGAAGGCATTTTAAACTTAGGTGATTTAGGTTTAGAACATAATGTTTTAACTGCTAATGATTGAGCTGAGTTAGTTAAAGAGGAGTTTAGAAACTTCTATAGCATTAGCGGTTTTGATTTAGATAACCTTAGTTCTTATTATTCAATACATGGTAATACAGATAATCCACACATCCATTTTATGTTTTTTGAAAAGACTAAAAAAAGAGCAAAAAGAAAATTAAACATCGACGATATAAAAATGCTAAGAATGAAGATTACAAACAAGCTTATTAAAAACTTTGATTATCAAAATCTTAAGGATTTAACAAGTAAGTTATGAGATGCCAGAAAAGATGTTTTATCTTCGACAGAACAAACGCTTGAGAATTTTCAAAGCCAAGATTACAAAGACTTTATTGAGGCTTGCTGTTATGTAAGAGCTGAAATGGAGAATAGGTTCAATAAGTCTTATAAACTCGCTTCACCAGAAGTTAAAGAAGCGATAAACAAGATAGAAACATTTTTATATAAATATGATGATGATTTTAAAGGAAAGATGGATAACTATCAAAAGGCATTTGATTTAGTTATGCAACTAAAGGATGAAACGAATTCAACGTTTTTAAAAAAGAGAATCAATAATGTTTTGAGAACTGAAAAAGATGAGTTTTCTAGACAGCTAGGGAACAAGATAATAAAAGCAATTCTAAAATCAAGAAATGCTAAGAGCGCTAAAAGCTTTACAAAATTATTCTTTTATAACTTGAATGTAAATGATGATTCTTGAAGATTGATTAATAGAGCTAAGAAGATTTTTGAAGCTCAAAGCATTCAAGAATACGAAAACATTATGACTTATTACAAAATATAGGATTTTATTATGGGAAACAATATATCTAAGATAGTTAAAAAAATTATAGAAACGGAAGATTGAAATGATGTTATAACGGGTATCAATTTACTTCATTATAAAAAGATTTTGAAAAAACATATGCCATTAAGAAACGTANNNNNNNNNNNNNNNNNNNNNNNNNNNNNNNNNNNNNNNNNNNNNNNNNNNNNNNNNNNNNNNNNNNNNNNNNNNNNNNNNNNNNNNNNNNNNNNNNNNNTTCATTTACTGTTAATGTGCAATTTTTTTGAAGCTCCGGATTTATAAAAAGATATAATCATAGAAACTACCTTGAATTCATTGGTAGTAATCATCAAAAATGTTTTGATATGGTTATTTTCATTTGGATAGAGTGAATAAAAAAATCAATGCCTTATCAGCAAAATTTAAATACTTTTTACTCTTTCACATTTTTTCAAATAAAGATTTTGAACTAATCTTTTTGAACAAAGATTCAGTTTTAGTTTCAGAAATTTTAGAATTTGCCGTTTTCTCTGGTAATAATTTTTTATTAATTATTATTTGTTTTTTTTCTGATTCTAACTTGTCATAATTTAATCCATAGTTTTGAAAGAATGTTGAAAAAGTATCAAAATTTCCTGTATAAGACATAATTTCACCTCCTTTCTATATTTAGTTTGATAGAAAGAAGAAAAAAACAAGCTTTATGCTTGTTCTCTCATTTAAATTCATTCCCACAATTAGTTTACAGCACCGACCTGTTTTTTAAATTAATCTGTTTTATAGTTGTTTTGGTAAAATACCAGTTTATTCAAGTTTTGTTCCATCAGCTAAATCTATGGCTACAAAAATGTCTTTAATTTTACTTTTGCCAATTGTATATCTAGTTATTTCTTGTAAAACATTAACAGCTTCTTGACATCTTCTTTTAGCATCTTCAGCATAGTTAAAACCAGCATTTAAAAAGTTGTCATCTTGGATTTTGTTAATAAAATTAGTAAAATCATTTTTTGCTTTTTCTCATATTTCTGCTAATTTTTTATGACCGCTTTTTTTAAGTTCTTCTTCAATAACTAGAACATCTTTTTCAAAGTTTTCTTTAATTTCTTTTCTTAAAGTTAATATGACATTGTATAACTCATAGATCATATTTCCAATTGCATGTGAGTGATTATGACCACTGTTATTACTTGAACTACTATAATTTGAAACTAATTCTTGATTGCCTTTTTCTTTTCAAGCTTTTGGATGTAAATTAGCAATAATATTTGAAATTGATTTATAGTCCGTACTCAAAACAGTTTCTCAGTCTTCATTTAAAATTTGTTTATTTTTTTCAAAATATTTATGCTTAAGAATATAGAATCTACTTCTTTGTTGTTGATTTTCATCGTCTTCTGTTAAACCATCTAATAATCTTGAATCATTGAATATTTGAGCGTTAACATCTAAAGCTAAATAAAGCATTTTATCGAAGAATTGGTAAAATTTGTCTTTTCCACTTTGACTTGTAAAAAAGCTCAATTTGTCTTTAAAATTAACTGCTGATTCAACTTCTTTCATTAAAGTATTTAATTCAACATTATCACTATTTATTATTCCGGTTTGACTGCTGCCAATTATCATATCCATCATGTCACATATTTGAGCTATGTTTTCTTGATTTTTCGATAATGTCATATCTAATGATTTGTCATACAAAACATTATTGTCATATTCAAAAGACAAATTAATTCTAGCTTTATTGATTAAGTCTAAATATTTTTCGATTTTATCGACAACTGGATTATTATGAATATTTTTTTTTGATCATTTATTTGTTGAATTTAATGTGCAACCCGCTGAAATTATTAAGTTTGGTGCTATTATTGTAGGCAACAAATAAAGTAATATTTTTTTTCTTTTGATGAATGATTTATTCATAAAAACTCATCTCTACACTAAAAATTAGTATTTTTTATACATTTATTATATATTAATCACTCAAAAAAACGCAAAAAAGAAATTTTTGCCTTTGAAGGTGTTAAAATATAGTTGCAGCCTTGAATAAGCTGTCTACACAAGCACAGGTTCGAATTTTATAAAAAAATTAGAAATGAGCTGTGTATTATAATTCGATTTAATTTTTCTTTTTTCCCTTAAAGAAAAATTGAAACAAGCGTGCGGAGTATGCTATTTAATTTACAAAATTATTTATCATTTTTTTAATACCCTTTCTATTCTATTTTTTCATCACATTTACTTACCTTTATTTTTTCTGTCTATTTTTTTATGTAAAGGTTAAAAATTTAAAACACGCTTCTCTGCACTTTAGTGTTTTAAACAAAATATTATATTAATAATAATGCAGGTTAACGCCTGTTTTTTTATTATATAATTTAACAAATTAATAAATAAGGAGAGCTATGAATGCTTTAGATATTAAAAAGAAAATTATTGAATTAAGTAATAAATTAAACCAATGAAATAAAGAATATTATCAAGATAATAATCCTAGTGTTAGCGATTTTGAATATGATAAAGCTTTACAAGAATTAGAACAATTAGAAAAAAAATATCCTCAATTTATTTATGTTAATAGTCCTACTCAAAAATTAGGATCTTTTGCTGATAATAAATTTAAAAAAGTAGTTCATCAAAAACCAATGCTTTCTTTATCTAAAGCATATGACTATAGTGAAATTGAAAAATATGTCAATAATATTGAAAAATTAGTTCCAATTGAAGACATCAATTTTTCAATTGAGCCTAAAATTGATGGTCTTTCAATTTCACTTCATTATAATCATGGCTTCTTAAACCAAGCTTTAACAAGAGGTGATGGTCATGAGGGTGAAGATGTAACTGAAAATATTTATCAAATAGCTTCAATACCAAAAATAATTAATTATGATGCTGAATTAGAAGTTAGAGGTGAAGTATTTTTACCTAAAGCTGAGTTTCAAAGATTAAATGAAAATTTAATTAAAGCAGGCGAAAAACCTTTTTCAAATCCAAGAAATGCAGCAAGTGGGACTTTAAGACAATTAGATCCTACTATTGTTAAAAATAGACAACTTGCTTCCTTTTTATATGAATTAGTTGAGCCTCAAAAACATAATATTACCACTCAAGAACAAGCTTTAGAATTCTTTCAAAAATTAAATATACCCACTAATCCATATCATAAAGTAGTTGAAGTTGAAGAATTGGAAGAAGCAATTAGTTTTTTTGCTGAAATGAAAAATAAACTCAATTATGATGCTGATGGTTTAGTAATTAAGCTAAATAATTTAACCTATTGAAATAAAATGGGTAAAACTGCTAAGTTTCCAAAACATTCAATTGCTTTTAAATATGAAGTTGAAACAGCAATTAGTACTATTAAAGATATTAAAACCACAGTGGGTCGTACTGGCAAAATTACTTATGTTGCAAGTTTAGAACCCGTTGAATTAAATCAAACAATAGTTAGAGCAGCAACTCTTCATAATTATAATTTTATTGAAGACTTAAACATTAACATTAATGATCAAGTTCAAATAGTTAAGGCTGGTGAAATAATTCCTAAAGTTTTAGCTTTAGTTAAAAAACAGTCTAAAGGTGTTTTTGGTAAAACTTTAGAATGTCCTTCTTGTGGCAGTGTATTAGTCGAAATTGAAGATAATGTTGATCAATTTTGTGTTAACAAAAATTGTCCTGAAATGACAATTAATGCAATTTATCACTTTGCTTCAAGAAAATCGTTAAATATTGTAGGTTTAGGATTAATCACAGTTAAAGATTTCTATAAACACAATTTAGTTAAAAGCATTGAAGATATTTTTAATTTACATAAACATAAAGATGAATTATTAAAACTTGAACGTTATGCAGAGTTAAAAGTTAACAATTTATTAAC
The Mycoplasmopsis fermentans PG18 DNA segment above includes these coding regions:
- the lepA gene encoding translation elongation factor 4, translating into MDKSKIRNFSIIAHIDHGKSTLADRILEITNTVSDHDMDDQFLDQMDLERERGITIKLNAVQIKYKDYVFHLIDTPGHVDFTYEVSRSLAASEGALLLVDATQGIEAQTLANVYLALENNLTIIPIINKIDLPSADIEATKNEIEEVIGLPTDNAVCISAKTGLNCEAVLAAIEKYIPAPKDADDSKPLKALIFDSYFDEYRGVVMLIRIFEGELKVGDEFMFMSNGQRYFVSELGVRSPKETKKKRLEAGEVGYVAATIRDAREVSVGDTITLVNRPAEKALPGYKKKKPVLYTGFYPIDTRDYMELKESLEKIALSDSSITWEQETSKALGFGFRVGFLGMLHMEILQERLNREYKIGIIATSPSVEYDVHMTDGSIKKISNPALLPDRTFIDHIDEPYIKAEILVPNEYIGNVMELCQNKRGIYINMDYIDANRSRLIYEMPLGEIIFDFFDRLKSLTKGYASFEYDLIGYKTSDLVKVDILLNGDKIDAFSIITHKDSAYSKARDLTQKLKEAIPRQNFEVPVQATIGSKIIARETIKAYRKDVTSKLHAADVSRYKKLLEKQKAGKKKMKMLGTVEVPQEAFLSILKTNIDKKK
- a CDS encoding MAGa4850 family ICE element protein; protein product: MSVYGELRLIANEGSENEVRKFEANLEWRKNYFGKKVYDKLSQDTVSEILKTKIVLGESYYKILRTEKVAFEVYVCLRFLGAKKRYVNFYELVAFGFKKTSLQRAVKFLTDIGLILKVRNAVKIKKFKLTNDDRKFIVISGDKDWKIFLLFGLANLWAYKTLVWKSKELGTKKFVKSRKMKVIVQNNFLGLKGSTAYRFLKNICLVLGLRTDELFIIQRSVDNLKHLSFKTQRYLVMQI
- a CDS encoding relaxase MobL; protein product: MDVYMKFNYVSKMTNYKTGLGYCHDLNSWVSSGAVIDYFARGDKCVAFSPFDDSEKDRMLLEEVSREEKINWYRNHLKSKMGSQYSGVYDMLNDSSADVNIDNVKEELKSIDEQTFYEGILNLGDLGLEHNVLTANDWAELVKEEFRNFYSISGFDLDNLSSYYSIHGNTDNPHIHFMFFEKTKKRAKRKLNIDDIKMLRMKITNKLIKNFDYQNLKDLTSKLWDARKDVLSSTEQTLENFQSQDYKDFIEACCYVRAEMENRFNKSYKLASPEVKEAINKIETFLYKYDDDFKGKMDNYQKAFDLVMQLKDETNSTFLKKRINNVLRTEKDEFSRQLGNKIIKAILKSRNAKSAKSFTKLFFYNLNVNDDSWRLINRAKKIFEAQSIQEYENIMTYYKI
- a CDS encoding MAG5150 family histidine triad lipoprotein — its product is MNKSFIKRKKILLYLLPTIIAPNLIISAGCTLNSTNKWSKKNIHNNPVVDKIEKYLDLINKARINLSFEYDNNVLYDKSLDMTLSKNQENIAQICDMMDMIIGSSQTGIINSDNVELNTLMKEVESAVNFKDKLSFFTSQSGKDKFYQFFDKMLYLALDVNAQIFNDSRLLDGLTEDDENQQQRSRFYILKHKYFEKNKQILNEDWETVLSTDYKSISNIIANLHPKAWKEKGNQELVSNYSSSSNNSGHNHSHAIGNMIYELYNVILTLRKEIKENFEKDVLVIEEELKKSGHKKLAEIWEKAKNDFTNFINKIQDDNFLNAGFNYAEDAKRRCQEAVNVLQEITRYTIGKSKIKDIFVAIDLADGTKLE
- the ligA gene encoding NAD-dependent DNA ligase LigA, whose translation is MNALDIKKKIIELSNKLNQWNKEYYQDNNPSVSDFEYDKALQELEQLEKKYPQFIYVNSPTQKLGSFADNKFKKVVHQKPMLSLSKAYDYSEIEKYVNNIEKLVPIEDINFSIEPKIDGLSISLHYNHGFLNQALTRGDGHEGEDVTENIYQIASIPKIINYDAELEVRGEVFLPKAEFQRLNENLIKAGEKPFSNPRNAASGTLRQLDPTIVKNRQLASFLYELVEPQKHNITTQEQALEFFQKLNIPTNPYHKVVEVEELEEAISFFAEMKNKLNYDADGLVIKLNNLTYWNKMGKTAKFPKHSIAFKYEVETAISTIKDIKTTVGRTGKITYVASLEPVELNQTIVRAATLHNYNFIEDLNININDQVQIVKAGEIIPKVLALVKKQSKGVFGKTLECPSCGSVLVEIEDNVDQFCVNKNCPEMTINAIYHFASRKSLNIVGLGLITVKDFYKHNLVKSIEDIFNLHKHKDELLKLERYAELKVNNLLTNIGKAKDSTFSKVLFALGIKHVGERAAKLISKQYHNFDELICEKDELAKISAINNIGPKILDSLKEYLKNEENVKLLRKFDEIFNYQKIATVASEKLINLSFVITGKLSNSRDHYVDLVEANGGKVSSSVSSKTSFLLVGEDAGSKLDKAKKLNIAIINEEQFNEMLK